Genomic DNA from Planctomycetota bacterium:
GCCCTGCTCATGAGCCTTTTCCGCGCTCGCCCGGGCCCGTTCTGCATCCTCGACGAAGTCGACGCGGCCCTGGACGAGGCGAACACGCAGAGATTTTGCCACCTGCTCGACGACTTCATCGGCGAGACGCAGTTCGTCGTCGTCACCCACGCCAAGCCGACGATGCGCTCGGCCGACGTGCTGTTTGGCGTCACGATGCCCGACCGCGGCATCAGCCGCCGCGTCGAAGTCCGCTTCGGCCCGAAAGACGAAGTCGTCACCGACGCCGGCGTGCTGGAGCTGGCCTGACGAGCCGCTCGATCACGGCACTTCCACACGCATTTCTGACTCGAAGCTCTCTTCGAGGCGATCGAGCCGCTCTTGCAGGCTTCGCAGAAGTCGCGGCTCGCCGTTGCCGGATTCGATCTGGGCGATCGAGGCCTTGGCAGCGGCGACGACGGACTCGCGCTCGGCCGACTCGGCGACGCGGCGAAGCCTTGGCAGTGCGGCCTCGTCCAGCGTGTCGCCCAGCGCGCGGACGGCGTTGCGGGCGTGGCGTTCCTGCGGGTCGTTCACCAGGCCTTCGAGGAAGAGGCGAACGGCCGCCTTTTGATCGTCATCGAGCGTCGGATAGAGCGTCGCCAGCGCGGTGAAGCCGTTCGTGCGGGCGCGAAAGCTCGTGCCGTAGTCGGCCAGTGCCTTGGCTGGCTCGATGCCTGCGGCGAGTCCGAGGTTGGCCAGCCCACCGACGGCTGCGCTGCGGACGCGAAGGCCGTGGCCGTCGTCGTTGGTCTTGTCGAGCAGCAACGCGACGATCTCGTCGGTCGCCGCTTGCTTGCCAAGCCCGGCCAGGGCTGCGGCCTCGACGTAGATCGACGCGTCGGCCGATCCGATCGCAACCAACATCTTGCTCGCCAGCGCATCGCGGTAGTTGCCCAGCTGTTCGACCGCTTCCAACCGAGCACGCGGGTGGCTGATCCCGTCGGCCAAGGCGAGCAGCAAACCCTGCATCGCACCGCGATCGTCCATGCGCCCGAGCGATCGTGCGGCCTCGGCTTGGAAGCTCCAGTGCCGCTCGTTGTCGGTCGCGACCTCCAGCAGCGTGTCGACGGCTTCGTCGCTGCCGGACGTGGCAAGCCGTTCGATCGCCCGCAGACGCGCGAACGCCGTCGGCCCTTCGGTCGCCTGACGCAACGTCATCGCCAGCGGCTGATCAAAACTCAGCAGCTGGATCATCGACGCTTCCGGGTCGAGCGCGACGAGTGCCGGCTCCTTGCCCGTGGCAAGTGTCGCGTCGTTGCGCTCGGCGTCAAGGGTCACGTTGAAGGTCTGTGACTGGCCATCCGGCATGACGCAGGTGACCGGATAGTCGTGGATGAAGGGCTCGTCTGCCGCACCGCTCTGGGTCTGGTGGAATGTCAGCTTCACCGCACCGGCCGCGTCGTCCCACGCGTAGGTCACGTGCAGCTTCGGCGTGCCGGGCTCGTAGATCCACTGCTGGAAGAAGCGGTCGTAGCTCCGGCCGGTGACCTCTTCGAAGCAGTGCCGCAGCTCGTCCGTCTCGACGTCGGTGTGGGCGTGTCGCGTTTGGAAGAGCTTGAGCGCTTCCCAGAAGGCGTCGTCGTCGCCGGTGAACTCGCGGAGCATGTGAATGACGGCCGCCCCTTTGCCGTACGGGTTGCAGACGCGGCGGCGAAAGGTGTCGATCGGCTTGTCGTACTCCGGCCAGACAAGGCCGTACTCGGCGTCGCCGTCATCGCGTTCGCCGTTGCGGCGCATGTTGACGAAGACCTCGTACGCGTATTCGTCCGGCCCGTGATACGCCTCGTGCCACGCGTGATCGAGGAACGTGGCAAAGCCCTCGTTCAACCAGAGGTGGCCCCACGTCCGGCAGGTCGTCTGGTCGCCGAACCACTGGTGTGCAAGCTCGTGCGCGACCAGGCCGTCGAGTGTCGAGCCGATGGCGGCGCGTTCGTCGACGATGCATTCCTGGAACATCGTCGTGACGGTCGTGTTCTCCATGCCGCCGCTCTCGAAGAGGTAGACGACGCTCTGGCTGTACGCCTCCCACGGATAGATGCCCAGCTTGTCGCTCATCCAGTCGAGCATGTGCTCCGTCCGGCCAAACGTCCGATCCGCGTCGTCTGCCCGTCCCGGCGGGACCCAGTACTCGATGCGCCGGCCACGCCAGTCGTCGTCCCGCACCACGTCGAACTCGCCCACGACCAGTGACATGAGGTACGTCACGTGCGGCTTCTGCATGCGGTAGTGCCAGACGCCGTTTTCGCCGGCCGCCAGCTGTTCGCCGTTGGCCAGCACCTTCAGGCCGTCGGGGACGGTGACCTTCATCTCGGTCGTCAGAAAGTCATTCGGATAGTCGTGGCAGATGACCCAGTGCCGGTTGCTCTCGGGCTGGCCCTGCGTGTGCACGTGCAACGGGCGATCCGGGTAGGCCTCGTCCGGCAGCGCGAACTTCATCCCGTCGGCCGGATCGACCACGGCGTACTCGATGACGATCTCGTGCTCCGTCCGCGGCTCGAGCGGCTCTTCGAATCGCACCAGCAACCGCTCGCCGTCGTGCCGGAACGACGCGACGTGCTCGCCTTCGACGCTGCCGACCGTCATACCGACGGCATCAAGCTCCAGTGACGCGAGCGGGACGCCGAGCGTCTTGAAGCTGAGCGTCTCCACTGCGTCGAACGCCTTCTCGCTCGGCCGCATGTCGATCTCGAGCGCCAGATGCGTGTAATCCACCTGCGGATCCGGCGCATACTGCCGACCGGCGGCGACACAGAACACGAGCAACGCAATCAGCAGCAGGTGCTTCATCCGCGCCACCCTACAGCATCTGCCGCCGTCTGCCGCATCGCAGACAGTGACCTAGCCGCGGTCGCCAGACTCTCTGGTCTTGGCCCAAATGAAGAGGTACGCGGCCAAGACTTGGTGAAACGTGACGG
This window encodes:
- a CDS encoding M1 family aminopeptidase, which produces MKHLLLIALLVFCVAAGRQYAPDPQVDYTHLALEIDMRPSEKAFDAVETLSFKTLGVPLASLELDAVGMTVGSVEGEHVASFRHDGERLLVRFEEPLEPRTEHEIVIEYAVVDPADGMKFALPDEAYPDRPLHVHTQGQPESNRHWVICHDYPNDFLTTEMKVTVPDGLKVLANGEQLAAGENGVWHYRMQKPHVTYLMSLVVGEFDVVRDDDWRGRRIEYWVPPGRADDADRTFGRTEHMLDWMSDKLGIYPWEAYSQSVVYLFESGGMENTTVTTMFQECIVDERAAIGSTLDGLVAHELAHQWFGDQTTCRTWGHLWLNEGFATFLDHAWHEAYHGPDEYAYEVFVNMRRNGERDDGDAEYGLVWPEYDKPIDTFRRRVCNPYGKGAAVIHMLREFTGDDDAFWEALKLFQTRHAHTDVETDELRHCFEEVTGRSYDRFFQQWIYEPGTPKLHVTYAWDDAAGAVKLTFHQTQSGAADEPFIHDYPVTCVMPDGQSQTFNVTLDAERNDATLATGKEPALVALDPEASMIQLLSFDQPLAMTLRQATEGPTAFARLRAIERLATSGSDEAVDTLLEVATDNERHWSFQAEAARSLGRMDDRGAMQGLLLALADGISHPRARLEAVEQLGNYRDALASKMLVAIGSADASIYVEAAALAGLGKQAATDEIVALLLDKTNDDGHGLRVRSAAVGGLANLGLAAGIEPAKALADYGTSFRARTNGFTALATLYPTLDDDQKAAVRLFLEGLVNDPQERHARNAVRALGDTLDEAALPRLRRVAESAERESVVAAAKASIAQIESGNGEPRLLRSLQERLDRLEESFESEMRVEVP